The Papio anubis isolate 15944 chromosome 2, Panubis1.0, whole genome shotgun sequence region TGTCTCCTATGGCGAGTATctctttaggagaaaaaaaatcaatcaagtTATCACCATAATATTCACTTTCTCCTAAAGCAAAAAGAGGAAGACATTACCACTCTCCAAAAAGTGGTGGTGAAGAACCAAAGAAATTATGTTCCAAAATAGAACTCAGCCATTATGGACATTTAACCAGGCTCTTTGGTAGGAAACAAACGGTGAGCTTCGAGGTACACGAGAGGTTCCGAACGGGTCTCGGGAAGCAGCAGCCAGGCAGAGGGTCCCCCTTGCCAGAATCACAGGGCCGTGACACCGGCCTGCCTGGCTCGCGGGGGCTTTGGCTTGATTCGTCTAGTCTTAGCATCCAGCGTCCTGAAAATCACTCGCAGGAGCGCTATCTAAGAAAGAGGTAAGTCTATTTCTCAGCCAGGAGCAACACAACTCCCAGGAGAGCATCAGGGTGGCACCGGACACACTTCAGCGCTCCGGATCAGCAGAGTCCAGAGCTTCGGTCAGAGAAGCTGGTTTCCCGCTACTAGCCGGCCAGACCTCAGGCACTGGCGCTCTCCGACCTCCACACCGGCTGTTCCCCGGCTTCGGTGCCAGCATCTAGGAGGCTCGGCGGGCGGCCGGTCAGGACGCTCGAGCGATGTTCCAGTGATGCTCCACCGGAGCCCCGACCCCACGCGCGCCCACTCCAACACCGCGCCCGCCACCGCCCTCCCCGCGGGCGTCAGGCCGGTCTATCGGCCCGGCTCCTGTCACTCACCCGCCCGGCCCGGGTACCGGGCGCCCACGGCTCCCTACGGGAGCTGGGCCCCCCGGGCCTCCAGGTTTCGGCCCGCCCCCTGGCAGGCAGCACAGGCGGCTGAGCCCCGCTACAGCGGCCTCTCACCGGCCGCTTGGTCCAGCTCCCGGCGCTGCCCACTGGGTACGGATCAACAACAAGATGGCGGCTAGCCGAGGGGGCGGGGGCCGGGCGTCATAGTAACCAGGACTGCAAAGAACCCGCCCCCGAGGGGTGCCATCCCCAATCAACAGTCTTTTTGCTCGTCGCCAGGGGAAGTGCTTCCCGCTGACAGGTCAGCTCACCTGTCAGTCAGAGTCTGCCGCTCAGTGCCTGTGCCGAAAGCGTGGGGCACGTGACTGTGACGGCATGGGTTTGCGCATGCGCTTCGTTCTCGCTGTGGCTGGCGGAGGTTTTGCTGGCGACTCCGAAGCCAGCTCGCCCTTGGCCTCTCTGCGTGTCTGGCCCCGGTGCGGTACCGGCGGGGTCTTCTCATACGTTTGCGCACACACAGGGAATCTAAGCGGTGTGCTATTCGTTTTTTTGTCACCCACTCTGGGAGAAGGGGGGTGCAACCCCAGTTCACTctggagaggaaactgaggctcagagaggggaggccgagccaaggtcacaccacctCTAGAAATGGAGGTGCTGGGTCTCGCACCTCCTCCTACTGGTTTCAGTGTGAGGAGCCTCTATCCCGGCTTCCTGCGCTTTGTCCCTTAGTAGCCTCGAGGTACAGCAGTCTGTGCTGCCACAGCAGCCTCTGGTTCATTGCCCATGCTTTCCTGCCTGAGGTTTAGAGCCTAGCACAAGTCCTGACACACAGCGGGCACTCCCTTTTATCAGTCCTAGAGCATCTTGTCTTGAGATCCTATGACAGCATCTCTTGCCCTGGATTGTCATGACTGGCCTCATAGTAATGGTCCCAGGAAGATGGTCACACCTTGCTCCCCATACAGAACACCTAACTCTGGGCTTGGCTTCAGGCTTAGAACACCAGATGAAGTTACCTGGCCTGGGCCCACACCCAAATGCCCCAACTAGCTAACTCTTTTGAGCCTTAGCCTTTCTTTAGCTTTGGTTGCCCCATCtgtagaatgaaaataaaagtggagCTTCTCAGAGGAAGATTTAATGAACCCTTAGAGCAGGGGAAGAACTCAGGAAAAATCTGCATACAACCACTTCCTGGAACAACCTGCTTCCAGAAGTTGCTGTTGCTGAGGCGTGCCTTAAAACACTAACTTTGGTGGAAGCCCCatgaagggtttttgttttgttttgttcccacAGAAGGCACTCAGCTTCTTCCTGGCCCTGGGATACCATAACTGGTTCAGAAAGGGAGGCCCtcctagccaggtgcggtggctcatgcctgcaatccagcactttgggaggccaaagcgggcggatcacttgaggtcagggttcgagaccagccctggccaaaATAAAAGCGAAACCcgtcctaaaaatacaaagaagtcagGCCCGGTGGCGgtgaggctcaagcctgtaatccagcactgggaggcgaggcaggcgggatcagaatccaggagatggagaccatcctggctatctggtgaaacccgtctctactaaatacaaaaaaaaaaaaactagctggtgtgaggcctgtagtcccagctactcgagctgaggcaagagaatgcgtaaacctgggaagcggagcttgcagtgagccgagatccggccactgcactccagcctgggcgagagagcgagactccgtctcaaaaaaaaaaaaaaaaaaaatacaaaaattagccagacgtggtggcaggtacctgtaatcccagctactcaggaggctgaggcaggagaatcacttgaacctgggaggcaaaggttcagtgagctgagatcacgccactacactctagcctgggcaacagagcaaaattctgtctcaaaagaaaaggaaagaaagtgaggTTCTCCAGTGCCCTGAGGAGGTTCGGGCCCACAGACTCAACAGAGGAGGAAAGACTGTGATAACTTGGATTTACCACAGTAAGGTCCTCTTGGAGAGCTGGCAGAAGCCTGAGACCTGATGTCAGGCTGGGCATGGAGAGTGGGCCAACATTGCACCCAGCAAGACCTGCCCACTAGCAGATTGTTGCAGGCCACCTGGCTACATGCAATAGCTCAGGTCAGCACAGGGAGAGATGAGAGCAGAGGAACCAGAAGAAACATCAGGAAGAAAAGTCAACAACCCTCAAAAGGGGGATTCTGCTAATCCTCCAGGACCAGCCATGCCACAGGATTCTCAAGTCTGCATCACCCCTCACCCCAGTGCAAAAGCTCCAAATCCTTCCCAAGAAAACCTCCACATAGAGTTGGCAAATTGTCCTGAAGTTTGATGGGGTCCTCAAAAAGCAAAGAGCAACAGTGGTATAACTACCATGGataacagtttggaggttcctcagaaaactataaatacagttaccacatgatccagcaatcccattgctgggtatgtacccaaaggaaagaaaatcagtatatcaaaaagatatctgcacttccgTGTTTGCTGCAGcgccattcacaatagccaagatttggaagcaacctaagtgtccatcaacagatgaacgaataaagaaaatatggtacatatgggccaggcgtggtagctcacgcctgtaatcccagcactttgggaggctgaggcaggcggatcacgaggtcaggagatcgagaccatcctggctaacatggtgaaaccccatctctactaaaaatacaaaaaattagccgggcttggtggtgagcacctgtagtcccagctactcgggaggctgaggcaggagaatggcgtgaacccaggaggcggagcttgcagtgagacgaaatcacgccactgcactccagcctgggcaacagagtgagactccatctcaaaaaaataataaaatgtacatatgcggaatggagtattattcaaccatgaaaaaggatgaaattgactggtgtggtggctcacgcctgtaatcccagaactctgggaggccgaggcaggaggatcacctgaggtcaggagttcaagaccaacttggccaacatggtaaaaccctgtctctactaaaagtaaaaaataaaaagccgggtgtggtggcatgcacctggggtcccatctactcaggagactgaggcatgagaattgcttgaacatgagaggcggaggttgcagtgagccaagaccctaccactgtactccagcctgggtgacaaggtaagactccgtctcaaaaaaaaaggaaaaagatttaaacaaaacttttttttttttttttttgagacggagtctcgctctgtcgcccaggctggagtgcagtggccgaatatcagctcactgcaagctccacctcccgggtttacgccattctcctgcctcagcctcccgagtagctgggactataggcgcctgccacctcgcctggctatttttttgtattttttagtagagacgggttttcatcgtgttagccaggatggtctcgatctcctgacctcgtgatcctcctgtctcggcctcccaaagtgctgggattacaggcttgagccaccgcgcccggccaacaaaacAATTTAATTCCTGGAGATAGTGAGTAAAAGGATAGTTAGCAGAGTCTggaaggggtggggaggtgggatggttaatgggcaccagaaaaaaaggaaaaatgaatgagaCCTAGTgttttgatagcacaacagagtgactatagtcaataataacttaattgtacattttaaaataactaaaatagtataattggattatttgtaacacaaaggataaatacttccagagatggataccccattttcgaTGAAGTGATTATTAAGCATTACATGCcttatcaaaacatctcatgtacctccAAATTTATacacctatgtacccacaaaaattaaaaattaagaaaaaaattaaaaagaggaacatctcaacaacaaaaaaagcaacagtaatcccagacatctgtaatcccagcattttgggaggctgaagcaagaggatcacttggacccaggaattcaagaacagcctagtcaacatagagagacccccatctctacaaaaaaattaaaaattagccaggcatggtggtccatgcctgtagtcccacctactgggaATGTGAGTAGGAGGATCGATCGaacctggaaggtcaaggctacagtgagccaagatcacacagttgccctccagcctgggcaacaaagccagaccctatctacacacacacacacacacacacacacacacaccattgttctctctcttttggaTAGGAAAAGGAAGTAGGTGGCCCTGAGTAGATATGCTGATTGGAGGCCCCTCAGTCACTGATAAGGATGATAGCCTATTATCTCTATACAGCATCAGTCACACTGTCAGTCCAAGCATCATACAATaccttgttaaaagaaaaataaatccaggtGCAGTGctgcgcccatagtcccagctacttaggaggctgagatgagaggctctcttgaagccaggagttagaggctataGTGTGCTATAACACCTGTGAatagcctctgcactccaacctgggcaccatagtgagatcctgtctttaaaacaaacaaacaaacaaacaaaaaacctgaaagaaaaggaaaaccttactgcTCCCCAGAGTCTGCTCACAAGATAGGGAGTTCTCCAAGCGAGAACAAGGAGGCACAGATTTCAGAGCTTCTCCCACGTGTTGGCTACAAGGCTAGAActtttctatttgtaattttgtttattatgaaTCAGCTTGAAAACACAGCCCATGATGGtgtgaaaaagaaattccacACATGGTAAAGCAGCTACTTGGCCTCAGAGCCAGCGCCAGGCTCCTGTGCGTGTGTTAAACAGGTAGTCTCTTCCTGTACTTAAAACCtgtaggagagagaggagagcgGGGGATGCTGCTGGCCCCAAGAGAACTGCCTCCCTTTCCTCTTACCTAAGGGTAGGAGATCATTCCTTCAGGACCCTCAGTGTGACACCCCACCTTCGCTGGAATCTAacctgtcccctccctcccttctcagcAAATTCtctgaactctgtctcaaatgcaCAGGAAGCCTCCTTGATTCTCCAACACTGGACACCAGCTTCCCTAAGGCCAATGCCAGATTACTCTCCCATAATTCACTGGTGACACTGGACTATCTGGGGGCCTCTCCCCTCACCATCATCCCTCCTCCTGTTGTAGGCAGAGACCAGACCAGATATGAGTCATCTCCTGACCCCCTAGATATTTGACAAAGGACGGATGAAGGGTGAGTGGGGGTGAGAGCAGACCCCATTCAGGAAAAAAGCAGATAGATGGTGGGTTCCTGGGAGTAGGAGGAGATATTGAGATGAGGTAAAGAGAGGAGGAGATACTCAGATTGGGTGAGGGCCCAGGCAGAGAATAGTTTAGGAAGAGGGGGACTCATGGGAGTCCTGTGCTCTGCCATCAAAATGctgctgaggggaaaaaaaaaaggtgcaatgAATTGAACCCTGCCCACAGGAGAGCAGATGAAGACCTGCTCCTAGGGGGCCAGAAGCCCACCTGCCTCCTCCATCCTTATGGTGCTAGTGTGGGCACTTCCACAGGGATAGCCATTCACGGGAAAAGGGGCAAgcttggtgggggcaggggagtaCTCTGGAGCAGCCTTGGTGCCTACTACTTGAGATGGTGAGCTGACATACCAGACTCATGATGCTGCTGGGTGCCTGGGACATCTCCATCTTCAGTGCCTCCATGAAACCCTCGATGTATCCCTCAGTTCCCTGGATGCTGGGGCAAAGTAGGAGCAAAAGTACAAGGCAAAGCTCTGGGCCCCAACCTGAGTTTAAGAGATGGGCTCCCAGGCATAGAAGTATGCAAAGGAGACTGACCTGTTTAGCAGCAAAACCTGGGCTGGTTTGCTGGGTGCCTGCAGCAGCCGGGCCAACCTAAAATGCCAGGAGGAGTAACCAAGCAGTGAAGGCAGTAGGCCTACTGGCTCCAGGAACTAGTATCATTCACCTGTCCCCTTTTATTGGGAATAACCAGTGTCTGTATGCAGTGCCCACATCATTACATCCCCATTCCCCGGGCTCAGTCCTATGTCCACAAGGAACTTCAGAGTCTACAGGAGCAGGAAAGCTTTCCAGTGGAGGGCAGAAGTCAGGAATAGGGGTAAATGCCCAATGCATGACAGACTCAGTTTCAAGCCCTGAGCTTATCAACCCTCCCCCCATTTCAAGACTGGATTCTGCTGGTGATGGAAGTTGCTTCCTCCCAGTGTCTCTCTGACCCTAATTTAAAGACCTCTGGAGGAAGAGCAGCCCTCCTCAATATCAGTTTGTCACCCATCCACTTGGGCATTGTCGTCTAATCTTGGGTGAAACCACCCATCACAACTGGGGTCGATAGGTGGATTGGGGGCAGGTAGGGAGCACAAGGATAGGATCCCTACCCCTGGAGGAGCCTGCCAAGAAGCCAGTCTCGGGCCAAGAGGAGAAGAGCACCAGTTGCTGTCAACACCACCACAAACCAGGGCTGTGGTTGCCAGAAAGCCTCTGTGTCTGTCACGAGCATGGGTGTCATCATTGAGGGCACCTGAAAAGGAGGCCACAGCCTCACCACTGCCTTGCCAAAATGCCCTGACCATCCAGCCTTCCAACCCCTCCCTGGGCTAGGCCACCCCACACCCGTGATTTGCTCTTCAACACCTCTGGGCTCTCTGCACTCAGCACTTCCCTCTGAACTGCCTTTCCCATAGTTCCACCCGAAAAACTGGGTCTCCTCACTTTCCAAGGTCCACCCTTCCCACCCCACTGAGGGCCCAAGGAGCCTCCTCACTGTGGTTCTGTGGGTGCTGGTGGCCACTATGCTGGCCCTCCGGTGAACTAGATGCACAATAATGGTGGCTGTGGTGCTGAGGTCAGGGGTGGAGCGGCCTGCATCAGCCACACAGATCAGTAGCTCATAGGTACAGGGCTGCTGTGGCCAGAAGGGCCCCAACACAAGGTCACTGTGTACCAGGATGGCCTCTTGCAGGATGAATCAGTTCTGGCTATTCCCTGAAATCAGAGTGACAGGAGGAAGAGACCATTGCTGGCCTTGGCCTGCCCCTCACTCACAACCTGGTGGTGCCCATGTCCCCTTCCTCCCACGATGCTATAGGAATaggtcaggtgctgtggctccTGAGGGATCCGGCATGACACCTTGGTCACCTCCACACTACGGCCCAGAGGAGCATAGATGGTGAGTTCCTGAAATGGGGGCTCACATTTGGGGGCATGGTCATTCACATCCTGCAGAAAGGAACCAGGTTAGGAGTGGGTAGAACCCACCCCCTAAACCTCCGAGTCAGCCCCTCAACTTCTTCTCACCACAGCCGGAGCCTAGGCATTAAGGGATCAAAGCATCACACAACAGGCTCCAGAGCTTTCCACAATTAGGCCCCACTCCTCTCCAGCCAACTTGTGgaagaaaccgaggcacagagtgGAAAAACAGAACACCACAGGGCGATCTGAACTCCTATCTTTCCAAGTATTTATTTCCAAAGCCTTAGGACACAGTTACCTTGATGGTAATGGTACAGGAGCCTGAGCGGTGATAGTTGGGGTTCTGTTCTTGGCCATGGTCAATCAGCAAGACAGTGAGCCTGTACAGCCTCTGCTGCTCATAGTCCAAAGGTCCCAGAAGGTAAACTTCCCCTAGAAGGGGAGACCacagcctcagcctgcagagccaaCTCTGGCTCGCCGTTTCCATCCAAGCCCTGGGGTGGATGTACCACTGAGATTGTCCACAGCAAAGGTGGTAGGACCACCAGAGGTGTAGTACTCAATGTTGTCATGAGGATAATCCATATCCATGCCCACCACAAAGCCCAGCAGAGTGTGGGGCACTGCATCCTCCTGAACCTGGCATGTGCGAGGGGCACAGGCTGGGGAGAACTCGTTGATGGGTGTCATCATCACCAGTACCGGCCTTCAGCTGGAGGTCATTTGGCAGTCAAGGAGCTGGCCTGAGGTGCCTATCCCTGAACTGGGGGTCTGAGGAGCCCTGCCCTGGGGGGTCTAAAGAGTGAGAGGGTCTAAAGGTAGGGCAGAAGCCTTCCCCTGCTGGGGGTCTAAGAGATATATCCTCAGGGTCTGAAATGGAGACAACCCTGCCCTACTGGATTCTAAAGGAGGAGAGATGACCCTGTCCTGAGCATGGGAAGCAGGAGGACAGAACAGCCTTGTCCTAGGTGTCCAGGCCGGGTGTGGTTACTCACTGGTCATCTGGGGCTGGCCACAATCGAGCACCAGGATGGAGGCTGCATGCTGGAAGCAGGTTCCAGGAGTGTCACAGTCCAGTGTGGCATTCACCTAGCCAAAGGGACTAGAAAGTGAGGTCCAGTCAGGGCCTGAGAGAGCCCTGAGCCACACGGGGCTGCTGCAGGCCAGGGCATCCACAAATATCCTGCCCGGATCCTGTTTTCCAGACTGCAACACAGGTTGGCTCAACAgccatccctcccacccccactcccatgGTCTCAGCTCTCAGAGACCCTTGGCCCACCCACGCCTTCCCACTGCAAGCACCCTGCAAGTGGGTCTGGGAGCTGGGACTGGGCACCTCAAGGACTCTGTCATAAAGGCAGAGGCTGGCAGGGTTGGAAGAGCTGTGGAACCACAGCTTGTAGTCCAGGGTGGCGTCAACAGAGTCCAGATCTTCACAAGTGAGAATATTCAGCACGGCGCCCACAGGTGCAGTCTCGGGGATTTGGAACCTGAGAGTATGCCGTGGCAGCAAGGCGGGAGTCTGGCAGCACCCTGAGTCATGGCTGTGGCCCCAGCAGCCCAGGTAAGGTTCCTGTGTACTCACACCAGAAGCACTGGGAGGCAGCGTGGAGGTCAGAGGTTGACCAGCCGCACATTCATGGTGAGCTTGAGCTTGGCACTGGCCCACAGCTGGTGCTGCTCAAAGGCCTTCACCTGCAGCCTGGAAACCGAAGTGCCTGGGGTGTGAGCTAACTCCAGGGCATCGTGGTCTGGACCACACTGTCTGCTACATGGGGTGAGAGGGTCAGGGAACACAGAGATCAGCCCCACTCCCAGCTCAGTCCCACTCCCACCAGCCCACCAGATCCATAGGCAAAGGAGGCCGCTGAGCCTGGCCCTCTTGCTGCCTTCTCCAAGACCAGGCCCCCAAACAGGAAGGTGAAAAGGTACTATGGGTCACCTCTGGACCAGCCACAGAGGCATCCCAGTACCCGCCCCTCCCTCAACACCTCTCATCATGACCGATGGAGAAGATCTGCAGCTGGAAGACCTGTGGTGCACCCAGAACAGAAAAGGAGccggagtgtgtgtgtgtccacctCTTTGTCTATGCCCAGTCCTCCCCTTAAATAGGCAATCTCACTTAGGATCTGCAAAAGAAGCCTCAACTTCCACTCTTTCCCATGATCCCCATGACCTGTCACTCTGCTGACAAGTATTCCTTTGAGCCCCATATCTTTGGGCCATAAATTATTCCATTAGGATGCAAACAGCCCAAGAGTGATATCTGAATCATTGACAATGTGAATTATCATCTTAGAGTTGCTGAAAGCCACCTCCAGACTGCACTGACCACTTTactcagaactttttttttttttttgcccaggttAGAGCACAgtagtatgatctcggctcactgcaacctccatcccctgggttcaagcaattctcctgcctcagcctcctgagtagctgggattacaggcatgtgccaccacactcggctaatttttgtatttttagtagagacgaggtttctccatgttggccaggctggtcttgaacccctgaactcaggtgacaacacccacctcagcctcccaaagtgctaggattacatgggtgagctaccatgcccggccattacCCAAGACTTTCTTTTACTGTGTGATTGCCCTAAACACATTTCTTTCTATTAGAGGGCTTGTGAATTCCCAGAGAGAgggatttctcttctttctagaactccagagcccagcacagaaccaagctaaggtgggaggacaaCCAGCATGGAGCAGCAGGTCCAGGTCTGAGAAAGTCAGTGTTAGttgaggaggccaaggaggccaagaataaacaaatttctAAAAGGTAGGAGTTCTACCCAATCCATGGACACCCCCAGATTCCAGGTCATGCTCACCTTTCGAGCCTGGCCTAGGAGGCCCTGGGATGGTGCCTGCAGCCAACCTTGCTCATTGATGGAGAAAGGTACAGGGAAATGTGGCAGGTCCTGGGCACTGATAATGCTCAACTGACAGAACAGAGATGCTGGCAACCCCATTCAACCCCAAGTGCCCTGAGCACCCCCATCAACAACCCAGCAGCAACCCTCCAGCAACCCAGCAGGCACCTGCCTACACccaacttattttcttttcttttcctttcttccttccttctttccttccttccttccttccttccttccttccttccttccttccttccttccctccctccctccttccgtcctttccttccttccttccttcttttctttctttccttctctctttccttctctctctgcttccttccttccttctttccttctttctttctttccttccttctttttttttgagacagagtctcactctgtcacccaagctggagtgcagtggtgcgatctcagctcactgcaacctccacttcctgggttcaagcgattctcctgcctcaacctcctgaatagctgggattacacaccagtgccagcacacccagctaatttctttctttccttccttcctgcctgcctgcctgcctgcctccacctcctgggttcaagtgattcttcagtctcagcctcctgaatagctgagattacaggtgcccaccaccatgcctggctaattttggtatttttagtagagatagggtttcaccatgttggccaggctggtcacgaactcctgacctccagtgatccacccgcctcggcctcccaaaatgctgggattacaggtgtgagccactgcgcccagcctcacacCCAATTTTCTCATGCTTCACCACTGACCCTTATCCCAGCCTGGGCTCCAGCCCAGGTCCTGGTCACAATCTCTTCCTTCCAGCCCAAGCCCTGGCCACAATCCTCAATCCTTTTTGCTTTTAAGCgagttattgtttttaaatactttttttttttttttttttttttttgagacagagtcttattctgtcagccaggctggagcagtggcacaatcttggctcactgcaacctccacctcccaggttcaagcgattctcctgcctcagcttcccaagtagctgggattacaggcacatgccaccacacccggctaatctttgtatttttagtagagacagagtctcaccatgatggcccggctggtctcgaactcctgagcccacctgcctcagcctcccaaagtgctgggattataggtgtgagccactgtgcctggccattacctatatatatattttttattacagaaatgaTACAGAATTGTCATAGAGAACTGAGAACACATAGCAGATCTTGAAAGAACTCAGCCTCTGAGATGTCCCTGTGGGAACAGCCATGGTCACTGGGGAGTGAGCAGCCCTCAGCAGCTCTCTCCAAGAACATGCATCATGTAGAGGCTCATCTGTGCCTCTGCTGCAAGGTTCCTCTGCAGGCTGTGCCTGGCCAGGCAGGGGTTAATTTATTCTCTCCATCCCCCCTGCCCCCATCCTGTCACCCACCATCCCAT contains the following coding sequences:
- the CDHR4 gene encoding LOW QUALITY PROTEIN: cadherin-related family member 4 (The sequence of the model RefSeq protein was modified relative to this genomic sequence to represent the inferred CDS: substituted 2 bases at 2 genomic stop codons) codes for the protein MIIYGHVILEMPDRHPRGVAESAARCMTLDFRTEISTGALDLGGIVSERMVILVLLRLLVFLFALVVSDLCRFINVSENQGPGTILQFFSFNCSSYTPTPTLELLNVQPPTTFFNPPSLARWQGTYVGKLTLSSSTRLDTLMVNHYKLQLKFTCGNHVTEGSLSVNVHWDLSHIQCAGQFASPAAEMIQVPETVTPGARLYALLLPDLELHRAQLSIISAQDLPHFPVPFSINEQGWLQAPSQGLLGQARKVSMTWNLGVSMDWVELLPFRNLFILGLLGLLNLPFHLPVWGPGLGEGSKRARLSGLLCLWIWWAGGSGTELGVGLISVFPDPLTPCSRQCGPDHDALELAHTPGTSVSRLQVKAFEQHQLWASAKLKLTMNVRLVNLXPPRCLPVLLVFQIPETAPVGAVLNILTCEDLDSVDATLDYKLWFHSSSNPASLCLYDRVLEVNATLDCDTPGTCFQHAASILVLDCGQPQMTSEPVLVMMTPINEFSPACAPRTCQVQEDAVPHTLLGFVVGMDMDYPHDNIEYYTSGGPTTFAVDNLSGEVYLLGPLDYEQQRLYRLTVLLIDHGQEQNPNYHRSGSCTITIKVTDVNDHAPKCEPPFQELTIYAPLGRSVEVTKVSCRIPQEPQHLTYSYSIVGGNSQNXFILQEAILVHSDLVLGPFWPQQPCTYELLICVADAGRSTPDLSTTATIIVHLVHRRASIVATSTHRTTVPSMMTPMLVTDTEAFWQPQPWFVVVLTATGALLLLARDWLLGRLLQGLARLLQAPSKPAQVLLLNSIQGTEGYIEGFMEALKMEMSQAPSSIMSLHFDGRAQDSHDTGRDYLFNTRTGAWRWL